One genomic region from Sulfurimonas sp. encodes:
- a CDS encoding Fic family protein, which yields MYFTPVLPVDIKNNIDEELLALAEEVCIKSATLGGNHNEVILNSIKELLRKTNSYYSNQIESEGTHPLDIEKAMRQEFFKDDKRKKLQLLSLAYIDTQKELERLASQEKNIFTKKFFLGIHNRFYSKEGMENFLKVHNDEKIIKMIAGEFREDDVYVGKHIAPKYKELEAMFNEFENQYKSIYTTSTKAMKLLYLLSSHHRLTWIHPFLDGNGRVSRLFLDTVFLNIDIDGYGLWNISRGLARSNEEYKKNLAFGDMPLQGATDGKGPLSLRGLKYYLRFMLETALDQIEFMHKNLQLNSLTERIDKFVVLANNKILDIEPLPQYSAMLLKELLVKGEVSRGEVKNIINKSDRTATTLIKTLIQREYIESDTPKSAVRLRFNSVFASYVMPNLIPSH from the coding sequence ATGTACTTTACTCCTGTTTTACCAGTAGACATTAAGAATAATATTGATGAAGAACTTCTTGCTTTAGCAGAAGAGGTCTGTATTAAAAGTGCTACACTTGGTGGTAATCATAATGAAGTTATACTAAACAGCATAAAAGAACTTTTGAGAAAAACAAATAGTTACTACTCCAATCAAATAGAATCAGAAGGAACTCATCCACTAGATATAGAAAAAGCAATGAGACAAGAGTTTTTCAAAGATGATAAAAGAAAAAAACTTCAGTTACTTTCACTAGCATATATCGATACTCAAAAAGAATTGGAGCGATTAGCTTCACAAGAGAAAAACATATTTACAAAAAAGTTCTTCCTAGGGATTCACAATAGGTTTTATTCCAAAGAGGGAATGGAGAATTTTTTAAAAGTTCATAACGATGAAAAAATTATTAAAATGATAGCTGGTGAGTTTAGAGAAGATGATGTTTATGTTGGCAAGCATATAGCTCCAAAATATAAAGAGCTTGAAGCAATGTTTAATGAGTTTGAAAATCAGTATAAAAGTATCTATACCACTTCCACAAAAGCGATGAAACTTTTGTATCTCTTATCATCTCATCATAGATTGACATGGATACACCCATTTTTAGATGGCAATGGAAGAGTTTCAAGACTGTTTCTTGATACAGTGTTTTTAAATATAGATATTGATGGTTATGGCTTATGGAATATATCAAGAGGGTTAGCTCGTTCTAATGAAGAGTATAAAAAGAATTTAGCATTTGGAGATATGCCATTGCAAGGTGCAACAGATGGAAAGGGACCATTATCTTTAAGAGGGTTAAAATACTACTTAAGGTTTATGCTAGAAACAGCACTTGATCAAATAGAGTTTATGCATAAGAATTTACAGCTTAACTCTTTGACTGAAAGGATAGATAAGTTTGTTGTTTTAGCTAATAATAAAATATTAGATATAGAGCCATTACCACAATATTCAGCAATGTTACTCAAAGAGTTATTAGTAAAGGGTGAAGTAAGTCGTGGTGAAGTGAAAAATATAATTAATAAGAGTGATAGAACAGCTACAACTTTAATTAAAACTCTTATACAAAGAGAGTATATAGAATCAGATACACCCAAGAGTGCAGTTAGATTAAGATTTAATAGTGTGTTTGCTTCTTATGTAATGCCTAATTTAATTCCAAGTCATTAA
- the pckA gene encoding phosphoenolpyruvate carboxykinase (ATP) has protein sequence MNLAELQDIGLKNIGKVYHNLGYDELIQHELDNGEVQQTKTGATAVDTGIFTGRSPKDKYFVDCDPSNKNIAWGPVNKKISAEIFAELLVVAQEQLSNKDVYVTDVFCGSSIASKRSVRFISEIAWQSHFVKNMFIRPTEPELEVFKSDFVVLNACKAVNDKWKEHGMNSEVFVLFDVENNIAIIGGTWYGGEMKKGIFSMMNYWLPLEGKLAMHCSANVGVDGDTALFFGLSGTGKTTLSTDPRRKLIGDDEHGWDNHGVFNFEGGCYAKTINLDGKSEPEIYNAIRKNALLENVVMYGEGEVDYEDGSKTENTRVSYPIEHIENHEPTLSAGHPENIIFLTADAFGVLPPVSKLTRDQAMYYFLSGYTAKVAGTERGITEPVATFSACFGEAFLPLHPTVYAKLLGEKIDGHDVNVYLVNTGWTGGGYGVGKRMSIKNTRACITAILDGSIQKSEFDTTKTFRLQVPTTLGDIDPEILNPRNAWEDKELFDKTRDDLAEMFIENYKKYQTQEHMDFAPYGPIVGS, from the coding sequence ATGAATTTAGCTGAGTTACAAGATATAGGATTAAAAAATATTGGTAAGGTTTATCATAATTTAGGTTATGATGAATTAATTCAACATGAGCTTGACAATGGTGAAGTTCAACAAACTAAAACAGGTGCGACTGCTGTTGACACAGGTATTTTCACAGGGCGTAGTCCTAAAGATAAATACTTTGTAGATTGTGATCCATCTAACAAAAATATAGCTTGGGGTCCTGTAAATAAAAAGATTTCTGCTGAAATTTTTGCAGAACTTTTAGTAGTTGCACAAGAGCAACTATCAAATAAAGATGTATATGTAACAGATGTTTTTTGTGGTTCTAGTATCGCTTCAAAAAGATCAGTTCGTTTTATTTCTGAAATTGCTTGGCAATCTCACTTTGTTAAAAATATGTTTATTCGTCCAACTGAACCAGAATTAGAAGTTTTTAAATCAGACTTTGTTGTTTTAAACGCTTGTAAAGCTGTAAATGATAAATGGAAAGAACATGGAATGAACTCTGAAGTTTTTGTTCTTTTTGATGTTGAGAACAATATAGCCATTATTGGTGGTACTTGGTATGGTGGTGAGATGAAAAAAGGAATTTTTTCAATGATGAACTACTGGTTACCATTAGAAGGTAAACTTGCTATGCATTGTTCTGCAAATGTTGGAGTAGATGGTGATACAGCTCTTTTCTTCGGACTAAGTGGAACAGGCAAAACTACACTCTCCACTGACCCACGCAGAAAGCTTATAGGAGATGACGAACATGGTTGGGATAATCATGGTGTTTTCAACTTTGAAGGTGGATGTTATGCAAAAACGATTAATTTAGATGGAAAAAGTGAACCTGAAATCTATAATGCGATTAGAAAAAATGCACTTTTAGAAAATGTAGTTATGTATGGTGAAGGTGAAGTTGATTATGAAGATGGTAGTAAGACAGAAAATACTCGTGTTTCTTACCCAATAGAGCATATAGAAAATCATGAACCAACTTTAAGTGCAGGACACCCTGAAAACATCATCTTTTTAACTGCTGATGCTTTTGGTGTTCTCCCTCCTGTATCTAAACTGACTCGTGACCAAGCGATGTACTACTTTTTAAGTGGTTATACTGCAAAGGTTGCTGGAACAGAGCGTGGTATTACAGAACCTGTTGCAACTTTTAGTGCTTGTTTTGGTGAAGCATTTTTACCACTACACCCAACTGTATATGCTAAACTTTTAGGTGAGAAAATAGATGGACATGATGTTAATGTTTATCTTGTAAACACTGGTTGGACTGGTGGAGGTTACGGAGTTGGTAAGAGAATGAGTATCAAAAATACTCGTGCTTGTATAACTGCTATCTTAGATGGAAGTATTCAAAAAAGTGAGTTTGATACAACTAAAACATTTAGACTTCAAGTCCCCACAACTTTAGGAGATATAGATCCTGAAATATTAAACCCTCGTAATGCTTGGGAAGATAAAGAGTTATTTGATAAAACTAGAGATGATCTTGCTGAGATGTTTATAGAAAACTATAAAAAATACCAAACTCAAGAGCATATGGACTTCGCACCATATGGTCCAATAGTAGGCTCATAA
- a CDS encoding DedA family protein, giving the protein MEDTFSNLETYGYIGLFIYSLGGGFIALIGAGVLSYMGKMDISTAIAIAFIANALGDVLLFYMARYQKTMMMEGLRKHRRKLALAHVMMKKNGSWIILIQKFVYGIKTLIPIAIGLTKYDFKKFAILNVASSAVWALAFGLGSYFSGSLLVKFAQTISDKPWIAPIILVVFGGALWLYMEQATKKKK; this is encoded by the coding sequence ATGGAAGATACATTTAGCAATTTAGAAACTTATGGCTACATAGGACTTTTTATCTACTCTCTTGGCGGAGGTTTTATAGCACTGATTGGAGCTGGTGTTCTTTCATATATGGGAAAAATGGACATCAGTACAGCAATAGCCATAGCATTTATAGCGAATGCTTTAGGAGATGTTTTACTCTTTTATATGGCACGATATCAAAAAACTATGATGATGGAAGGCTTACGAAAACATAGAAGAAAACTAGCCCTTGCCCATGTTATGATGAAAAAAAATGGCTCGTGGATTATACTGATTCAAAAGTTTGTTTATGGCATAAAAACTCTTATACCAATAGCAATAGGACTTACAAAATACGACTTTAAAAAGTTTGCTATTTTAAATGTTGCTAGTTCTGCTGTTTGGGCATTAGCATTTGGTCTTGGAAGTTATTTTTCTGGCAGTTTATTAGTTAAATTTGCACAAACCATAAGTGATAAACCATGGATAGCACCTATAATATTAGTAGTTTTTGGTGGTGCTTTATGGCTTTATATGGAACAAGCAACGAAAAAGAAAAAATAA
- the uvrB gene encoding excinuclease ABC subunit UvrB → MKKEINFKAHTPYEPAGDQPTAIKELSASILKGNRYQTLEGVTGSGKTYTMAKVIENVKMPTIIMTHNKTLAAQLYSEFRGFFPDAHVEYFVSYYDYYQPEAYIPRQDLFIEKDSAINDELERMRLSSTANLLSYDNVIVIASVSANYGLGDPEEYLNMVQALEVGDEINQKKLLLRLVEMGYARNDTYFDSGHIRVNGESLDIYPPYFEQEAIRIEFFGDEIEAIYTFDIIDNKRLEEHKKFTIYACSQFSVSQEKMAVAIKRIEEELDERLAYFTKEGKLLEHQRLKQRVEFDLEMLQTTGMCKGVENYSRLLTNKKMGEAPFTLLDYFTQRNQDYLIIVDESHVSLPQYRGMYAGDRARKEVLVDYGFRLPSALDNRPLMAAEYINKAPHYLFVSATPAEYELEMSSVIAHQIIRPTGLLDPILEIRTSDNQVEDIHDEIIGIAAKNERILITVLTKKMAEALTKYLADLGVKAQYMHSDIDTIERNQIIRSLRLGEFDVLIGINLLREGLDLPEVSLVAILDADKEGFLRSETALIQTIGRGARNSNGRVILYANKITKSMQKAIDTTSSRRKIQEAHNLKHGITPTTTIRKLDENLKVEDYSGIYQKHKKMDKMPARERKEITKELQLKMKKAAKELNFEEAARLRDEIVKIKKL, encoded by the coding sequence ATGAAAAAAGAGATAAACTTTAAAGCACATACTCCATATGAACCAGCTGGTGACCAGCCTACTGCTATAAAAGAGTTAAGTGCATCTATACTAAAAGGTAATCGCTACCAAACCCTAGAAGGGGTCACAGGTAGTGGTAAAACATACACTATGGCTAAGGTTATAGAGAATGTTAAGATGCCTACTATCATTATGACTCATAACAAAACTTTAGCTGCTCAACTTTACTCAGAGTTTCGTGGTTTCTTTCCTGATGCTCATGTTGAATACTTTGTATCTTACTATGATTATTATCAGCCTGAGGCTTATATACCTCGTCAAGATTTGTTTATAGAAAAAGATAGTGCTATTAATGATGAGCTAGAGCGTATGAGGCTATCTTCAACTGCAAATCTTCTTTCTTATGATAATGTTATTGTCATAGCATCTGTATCTGCCAACTATGGTCTTGGTGACCCAGAAGAATACTTAAATATGGTTCAAGCTTTAGAGGTGGGCGATGAAATAAACCAAAAAAAACTTCTACTTCGTTTAGTTGAAATGGGTTATGCTAGAAACGATACTTATTTTGACAGTGGGCACATACGCGTAAATGGTGAGAGTCTTGATATTTATCCACCCTACTTTGAACAAGAAGCCATTCGCATAGAGTTTTTTGGTGATGAAATAGAAGCTATTTATACCTTTGATATTATTGACAACAAAAGACTAGAAGAACACAAAAAATTTACTATATATGCATGCTCACAATTTAGCGTTTCACAAGAGAAAATGGCAGTTGCTATTAAACGCATTGAAGAAGAACTTGATGAAAGATTAGCTTATTTTACAAAAGAGGGAAAACTTTTAGAACATCAAAGGCTTAAACAAAGAGTTGAGTTTGACTTAGAGATGCTACAAACTACGGGCATGTGTAAGGGAGTTGAAAATTACTCAAGATTACTTACAAACAAAAAAATGGGAGAAGCCCCTTTTACTTTACTTGATTATTTTACTCAAAGAAACCAAGATTATCTTATTATAGTTGATGAATCTCATGTTTCACTTCCTCAATATCGAGGAATGTACGCAGGAGATAGAGCTAGAAAAGAAGTATTAGTTGATTATGGTTTTAGACTTCCTTCCGCCCTTGACAACCGTCCTTTAATGGCAGCAGAATACATAAACAAAGCACCTCATTATCTTTTTGTTTCAGCTACACCTGCTGAGTACGAACTAGAAATGTCAAGTGTAATAGCTCATCAAATAATCCGTCCAACTGGACTTCTTGACCCAATACTAGAGATAAGAACATCAGATAATCAAGTAGAAGATATACATGATGAAATCATAGGGATAGCTGCTAAAAATGAAAGAATCTTGATTACAGTTCTTACTAAAAAAATGGCTGAGGCTCTTACAAAATACTTAGCCGATTTAGGTGTAAAAGCTCAGTATATGCACTCTGATATTGATACAATCGAGCGAAATCAAATCATACGCTCACTAAGACTTGGTGAATTTGATGTACTCATCGGGATAAATTTACTTCGAGAGGGTTTAGACTTACCAGAGGTTAGTTTAGTTGCTATACTAGATGCTGATAAAGAAGGGTTTTTAAGAAGTGAAACTGCACTCATTCAGACCATAGGTCGTGGTGCAAGGAACTCTAATGGTAGAGTTATTTTATATGCCAATAAAATCACAAAATCAATGCAAAAAGCAATAGATACAACAAGCTCAAGAAGAAAAATTCAAGAAGCACATAATTTAAAGCATGGGATCACTCCAACAACAACTATTCGTAAACTAGATGAAAATTTAAAAGTTGAAGATTATAGTGGTATTTACCAAAAGCATAAAAAAATGGATAAAATGCCAGCAAGAGAAAGAAAAGAGATAACAAAAGAGTTACAACTTAAAATGAAAAAAGCAGCAAAAGAATTAAACTTTGAAGAAGCGGCTAGACTGCGTGATGAAATAGTAAAAATAAAAAAACTCTAA
- a CDS encoding type II toxin-antitoxin system RelE/ParE family toxin yields MKIIIEIGFSDPLFKILTTIAKDKKSASKKFNKDLKEKIKLLLESPFMCRSSIYFQDTKYRDLIFKGYTIIYKVEDDEIKVLDIFKWQDR; encoded by the coding sequence TTGAAAATTATAATCGAGATAGGTTTCTCTGACCCACTATTTAAAATATTAACAACTATTGCAAAAGATAAAAAATCAGCTTCTAAAAAATTCAATAAAGATTTAAAAGAAAAAATCAAACTACTACTGGAATCTCCTTTTATGTGTAGATCATCTATTTATTTTCAAGATACAAAATACAGAGATTTAATTTTTAAAGGTTATACCATTATTTATAAAGTTGAAGATGATGAGATAAAAGTTTTAGATATTTTCAAATGGCAAGATAGATAA
- a CDS encoding helix-hairpin-helix domain-containing protein produces MQTLILLLTKKTSLKQEHIENILKLLDDGSTIPFIARYRKEMTGDASDETLREFETIYLSNKKLLERKSEVSRLIQERATLSEIIKQSIDKAETLRELENIYRPYKEKKNTRAISAISNGLTPLANTLQSARLSLVEFNSQAKKFISKNIKTADEATQGAKDILAERYADKPREREAIRNSMLRFGSLITKATKTFQENGTYKNLANKSEKVAYIPSHRYLAIMRAVKEKELRVKISIDTDKIFENIKQYKIPQHAASSSSILFEAYKDGFKRLLFPSLEREIFSELKEKADLASINIFGKNLSQLLISRPVANRVILGVDPAFVSGCKLAVIDENGNYLESSVIYPTKPKEDYNSSKTKVLQLSKKYNITGVAIGNGTASRETQEFFARLNRDENANLNYTVVSEAGASVYSASKLAQDEYPTLDVTIRGAISIAQRLRDPMATLVKIDPKSLGIGQYQHDVDQKLLKKRLDDVTCDMVNRVGVDINSASAALLSHVAGIGKRIAKNIIEYRDANGNFTTKNQLLCVKGLGKKAYEQAVGFIRIKNSKNIFDNSGIHPESYEIAKKIIDIDFHEINLENKAKELGIGEQTLKDIIQELKKPGFDPREGLPTIPFKEGLTDIKMLQEGSLVSGIVRNITDFGAFVDIGLKNDGMIHISKMSEKRIKHPLEVLSLNQYLPQVKVVSIEFEKGKVGLSLIL; encoded by the coding sequence ATGCAAACACTTATTTTACTACTTACAAAAAAAACTTCCCTCAAACAAGAACATATTGAAAATATTTTAAAACTACTAGATGATGGTTCTACTATCCCTTTCATAGCAAGATACAGAAAAGAAATGACTGGAGATGCCAGTGATGAAACACTTCGTGAGTTTGAGACTATCTATCTTAGTAATAAAAAGCTTCTTGAGAGAAAAAGTGAAGTATCAAGACTCATCCAAGAGAGAGCTACTCTTAGTGAAATTATAAAGCAAAGTATAGACAAGGCTGAAACTCTTAGAGAACTTGAAAATATTTATAGACCATATAAAGAAAAAAAGAACACAAGAGCAATCTCGGCTATTTCAAATGGTTTAACCCCCTTAGCAAATACTCTTCAAAGTGCAAGACTCTCTTTGGTAGAATTTAATTCTCAAGCAAAAAAATTTATAAGTAAAAATATTAAAACTGCGGATGAAGCTACCCAAGGTGCTAAAGATATTTTAGCTGAGAGATATGCGGATAAACCAAGAGAGCGAGAAGCTATCAGAAACAGTATGTTGAGATTTGGTAGTCTTATAACTAAAGCTACAAAGACTTTTCAAGAAAATGGTACATATAAAAACTTAGCAAATAAAAGTGAAAAAGTTGCATATATCCCATCACATAGATATTTGGCAATTATGAGAGCTGTTAAAGAAAAAGAGTTAAGAGTTAAGATAAGTATTGACACAGATAAAATATTTGAAAATATAAAGCAGTATAAAATTCCGCAACATGCTGCTTCCTCTTCTTCGATACTGTTTGAGGCATATAAAGATGGTTTTAAACGATTACTTTTCCCCTCTCTTGAGAGAGAGATTTTTTCAGAGTTAAAAGAAAAAGCAGACTTAGCATCTATTAATATCTTTGGTAAGAATCTAAGTCAATTATTAATTAGCAGACCAGTAGCTAATAGGGTTATTTTAGGTGTTGACCCTGCGTTTGTAAGTGGATGTAAATTGGCTGTAATAGATGAAAATGGGAACTATTTAGAGTCTAGTGTTATATACCCGACTAAGCCAAAAGAAGATTATAACTCTTCAAAAACAAAAGTTCTTCAACTTTCAAAAAAATACAATATAACAGGTGTAGCAATAGGTAATGGAACAGCATCTAGAGAAACTCAAGAGTTTTTTGCACGACTCAATCGTGATGAAAATGCAAACTTAAACTATACGGTAGTTTCTGAAGCGGGGGCATCTGTATATAGTGCTTCTAAACTTGCTCAAGATGAGTATCCTACTCTTGATGTAACCATTCGAGGTGCTATTTCAATCGCTCAAAGACTTCGTGACCCAATGGCAACATTAGTAAAAATTGATCCTAAATCATTAGGAATAGGTCAATATCAACATGATGTAGATCAAAAGCTTCTAAAAAAAAGACTTGATGATGTTACTTGTGATATGGTAAATAGAGTAGGGGTAGATATCAACTCAGCATCTGCTGCTTTACTCTCTCATGTTGCAGGGATTGGAAAGAGGATTGCTAAAAATATTATTGAGTATAGAGATGCCAATGGAAATTTCACAACAAAAAATCAACTCCTTTGTGTTAAGGGTTTAGGTAAAAAAGCGTATGAACAAGCAGTTGGTTTTATAAGAATAAAAAATTCTAAAAATATATTTGATAATAGCGGTATTCATCCTGAAAGTTATGAGATTGCTAAAAAAATAATAGATATAGATTTTCATGAGATTAATCTCGAAAATAAAGCAAAAGAATTAGGAATAGGAGAACAAACACTCAAAGATATAATCCAAGAGCTTAAAAAACCAGGATTTGATCCACGAGAAGGTTTACCAACTATACCTTTTAAAGAGGGTCTTACAGATATTAAAATGCTTCAAGAAGGAAGTTTAGTAAGTGGTATTGTTCGTAATATTACTGATTTTGGAGCATTTGTAGATATAGGACTGAAAAATGATGGAATGATTCATATATCTAAAATGAGTGAAAAAAGAATTAAGCATCCTTTAGAAGTACTTTCTTTAAATCAATATCTTCCTCAGGTTAAAGTTGTATCTATTGAATTTGAAAAAGGAAAAGTTGGGTTAAGTTTAATATTATGA
- a CDS encoding PAS domain-containing protein has translation MQHPEPNNNEIKLSSKRYIVSKTDPKGIIVYGNDYFVEISGYSEAELLGKAHSIVRHPDMPKIAFKLMWDRIKQAKNFIAVVKNLAKDGSYYWVVTDFEPKVDPITNEIISHTAFRKAAPRKAIDTMIPIYAKLLEIEQDEGMEASEKYLREFLEENNTTYDDFVNNLVGNKGLFKLFFTAMKKLFS, from the coding sequence GTGCAACACCCTGAACCAAATAATAATGAAATAAAACTAAGTTCAAAAAGGTATATAGTCTCTAAAACAGATCCAAAAGGGATTATAGTGTACGGTAATGACTATTTTGTCGAGATTTCAGGTTATTCAGAAGCTGAACTTTTAGGTAAAGCACACTCAATTGTAAGACATCCAGACATGCCAAAAATTGCCTTTAAACTAATGTGGGACAGGATTAAACAAGCTAAAAATTTCATTGCAGTTGTTAAGAACTTAGCCAAGGATGGAAGTTACTACTGGGTTGTGACAGATTTTGAGCCAAAAGTAGATCCTATCACAAATGAGATAATCTCACACACTGCCTTTAGAAAAGCTGCACCTAGAAAAGCTATAGATACTATGATTCCTATCTATGCCAAACTTTTAGAAATAGAACAAGATGAAGGTATGGAAGCCAGTGAAAAATATCTGCGAGAATTTTTAGAAGAAAACAATACAACTTATGATGATTTTGTAAATAACCTAGTTGGAAATAAAGGTTTATTTAAACTATTTTTTACAGCCATGAAAAAGTTATTTTCATAA
- a CDS encoding CZB domain-containing protein — protein sequence MDKIKTLESIQNARRSHEAQMSKIKTAIDGDKVDDPTAVAKTKCAFGMWLYDDENHLRNILGSLFYDKMEELHAKWHNEYFKLFNIFFKEEKKSFFSKIIGSSNVSEMELDKAKLYYSELEETTQKLLKVLGSSERRISALPESKFH from the coding sequence ATGGATAAAATAAAAACATTAGAATCAATACAAAATGCAAGAAGATCTCATGAAGCTCAAATGAGTAAAATTAAAACAGCAATAGACGGGGATAAAGTAGATGATCCAACCGCAGTTGCGAAGACCAAATGTGCTTTTGGTATGTGGCTATATGATGATGAAAATCATTTGCGAAATATTTTAGGCTCACTGTTCTATGATAAGATGGAAGAATTACATGCCAAATGGCATAATGAGTATTTTAAATTATTTAATATATTTTTTAAGGAAGAGAAAAAAAGTTTTTTCTCGAAAATAATTGGCTCTTCTAATGTTAGCGAGATGGAGTTAGATAAGGCGAAGCTTTACTACTCAGAACTTGAAGAAACTACACAAAAACTTTTAAAAGTTTTAGGCTCTTCTGAACGAAGAATTAGTGCTTTGCCGGAGTCTAAATTTCATTAA
- a CDS encoding phosphagen kinase, with the protein MQDLQEYPKSLEGSKSLLAKYLSKEVFEELKDKVTSNGFTLIQAINSGVQNPDSGIGAYVGDEESYEVFAALFDPIIEEYHGFKKEDKHQSNLNPDDLNAPNADPTDEYILSTRIRVGRNIKNIPLGPAISNEQRDAIEKDVSEVLSGFDNSLGGKYYPLNNMSEEDSKSLIQDHFLFKAGDRFLETAGLNRNWPNGRGIFHNNEKTFLVWINEEDELRIISMQQGGNIKEVFVRLVTAIDALSEKFEFAYNDHLGYITSCPTNLGTAMRASVHIKLPNLGDKMDEFKTIADKYHVQIRGIHGEHSQSEGGVYDISNKRRLGVSEVECVQDMYDGVVALIKREKELS; encoded by the coding sequence ATGCAAGACTTACAAGAATATCCAAAATCTTTAGAAGGCTCAAAGTCACTGTTAGCAAAATACCTAAGCAAAGAAGTCTTCGAAGAGTTAAAAGATAAAGTAACATCTAATGGTTTTACATTGATTCAAGCAATTAACTCAGGTGTACAAAACCCTGATAGTGGGATTGGTGCTTATGTTGGAGATGAGGAATCTTATGAAGTATTTGCGGCACTATTTGATCCTATTATAGAAGAATATCATGGATTTAAGAAAGAAGATAAACATCAAAGTAACTTAAATCCAGATGATTTAAATGCTCCAAATGCAGATCCAACTGATGAATATATATTATCTACAAGAATCCGTGTTGGTAGAAATATAAAAAACATACCTCTTGGACCTGCCATAAGTAATGAACAAAGAGATGCAATAGAAAAAGATGTATCTGAAGTTTTAAGTGGTTTTGATAATAGTTTAGGGGGTAAATACTATCCTTTAAATAATATGAGTGAAGAGGATAGCAAATCACTGATTCAAGATCACTTTTTATTTAAAGCAGGAGATAGGTTTCTTGAAACGGCAGGCTTAAATAGAAACTGGCCAAATGGAAGAGGCATTTTTCACAACAATGAAAAAACATTTTTAGTCTGGATAAATGAAGAAGATGAACTTCGTATTATCTCAATGCAACAAGGTGGAAATATAAAAGAGGTATTTGTCAGACTTGTAACTGCTATAGATGCCTTGTCTGAAAAATTTGAATTTGCTTATAACGACCACTTAGGTTATATCACCAGTTGTCCAACAAATCTTGGAACTGCAATGAGAGCTAGTGTTCATATTAAGCTTCCAAATTTGGGAGATAAAATGGATGAATTTAAAACTATTGCAGATAAATATCATGTTCAAATAAGAGGTATTCATGGTGAGCATTCCCAGAGTGAAGGTGGTGTTTATGATATATCAAATAAAAGAAGATTAGGTGTTAGCGAGGTTGAATGTGTACAAGATATGTATGATGGTGTAGTCGCGCTGATAAAAAGAGAAAAAGAGTTGTCTTAG